TCTACTTCGCTTGTGCCCAGCCGCTCCAGCTGATACTCAATTAACCGTTCCTGTTCATTGGGTTCTACTGGTTCAACCAAACTTTGGGCATTAATCTCCTGTGGATAGAAAATGGTAGAGATCACGATGACGAACAACAGATAGTATCCGTGTCTCATAAGAGTTCTCCTTTTCTGGCAAAATCCGGAACATGCCTGTGGTTAAGAGGGAATCAGGTTAATCACCGTCTCAATGATCACCGTGATAATGGGAATGGCCATGAACATGATCAGCACTTTCCCGGCCAGTTCAATCTTTGAGGCAATGGCACCTTGTCCTGCATCACGGGTGATTTGGGCGGCAAATTCGGCAATATAAGCAATGCCAATAATCTGCAAAATGGTTTTGAGATAAATTAAATTGAGGCCGCCTTCAACGGCCAGGCGCTCTAAAACCCGAATCACATCATAAATTTTGCCGATCAGAAAGAAAAAGATCAGCACCCCGGTAAACGTGGCCAGCAAAAAAGCAAATACGGGCTTTTGCTCCTTTAAAACGAGAGCCAAAACACAAGCCACCAGCCCGACACCAACAATCTGAATAATCTCCATTGGTGATCCCTCCGTCATTGAAAGAGGAAGACCGATTTAATCGTTTGAAACAAGTCATGAATCCAGCTGGCCACCATGTACAACACCACGATGAAGCCGATCACACTCACCCATTGGGCAATGTCCTTCTTTCCTGCCGATTCCAACACCGTTGAAACCATAGCCACAATAATGCCAATGCCTGCGATTTGAAATAATGTGTTAATGTCTGCTTCCATTTGCCCCACCTCTTTACCTACAGCATTAAAATGACAATCATTAAGCCAGATAACACACCCAGTGTTTTGTACATTTTTTCATGTTTTGCCTGTTCAGCCTCGGCTTCCTTCTCCGCTTTGCCAAATTGGGCCAACATTAACCGTAAATGCTTATGCTGATCTTCACGGTCAGATCCTCCCACCACTTTTCCAAAATGCTCTAGCCACTCCTTTTCCACGCTTCTTAAGGCCAGCTCGCCTTCTGCTTCAGTCAGCGCACGCTGCCAGCATGTCCATGTGGTCTGCCCATCCAAGTGCTCCAAATAATAGGCACAGCGGGCAAATAAAGCCGGAACCACTCCTCGATCCTGCTGTCCTAAGCGCCTAAAAGCAACGGCCAGCGGGGTAGAACCATAGTAAATTTCTGTCTCCAACATTTGCAGACACATCTGCAGTTGCCGCAGTTGCTTCGTCCTTTCTCCAAGCCGCCAGGCCATGTAAAAACCGGTTAGCGTAGTGGCAGAGATAATGAGGATTGAGCCCAGCAGTTTAAGCATAGTGCATCCCTCTTAAAGAGGGCGGGTAGAATCTCCGTCCCTCAGCATCGGTGATGGCTTCAATGGTACCTGCACCCTTGCGGTGACTTAACACCACAAACCGCTCAAAAACGGAAGTGTGGAATAAGGGGGCAAGCCCGGGGCGCTGTTTGACGTCTTCAATTCGTGACCCATGTGCCGTTGCCACGATCGCCACGCCTGCATGGAGCGCCTCCAAGACCGCCCGGGTATCCTGCTCACTGCCAATCTCATCACAGGCAATCACTTGGGGACTCATGGACCGAATGAGCATCATCATCCCTTCTGCCTTGGGACAAGCATCCAACACATCCACCCTTGGCCCCAAATCATGCTGGGGCATGCCATCAAGGCAACTGGCAATCTCAGAACGCTCATCCACGACGCCCACCTTAAACCCGTCAAAATTATGCACGTCATGCCCGTAACTGAATACCCGGATAATATCCCTTAAAAGGGTTGTTTTACCGCACTGGGGTGGAGAAACAATCAGCGTGTTGAGCGGCTGCTGCTTGTCAATCAAGTAAGGCAGGATCTCTTCGGCAATCCCTTTCACTTCCCGTGCCACCCTAAAATTAAAGAAACGGATGTGCTTCATATGTTGAATACGTCCCCTATCGACCACAGCGCGTCCGGCGATACCCACTCTATGTCCTCCCAAAATGGTGATGTATCCTCTCTTCAGTTCTTCTTCAATGGCATAAATGGAATGCCGGCTGACTAAATTAAGGATCTTCTGACCATCCTCGGGTGTAGCCAGCAAGCCCTGGGACGCTGAGCGACTCAGCCTCCCTGCTTCCGTTAAGAAGTAAGATTGGTTTTGAACCCATATTTCAACAGGCTGGTTGATACGAATGCGAATTTCTTCTATTTTGGCTTGTACATCGCTGGGAATGCGTACCACAGCATGCTTGATTCGTTGGGAAAAACAGGCTAACAAGCGGCTGTCCATGGACACTCCCCCGTCTTTGTCCACTTTCTTATCTCATCTTATGCAGGCTTGGACTAGGAATATGCCCCCTTAATTTGGCTATGCTATAGAAAAATCCACTGAAAGGAGAAGAAGGATGGGATATTTGCCCACAGACAGCGGACACATGTATTATGAAGTGGAAGGCAACGGTTTCCCCCTGGTTTTCATTCACGGGATGGGACTTTCCCATGTGAACTGGCGTGCTCAGGTTGATTTCTTTAAACACAGAGGATTTAAGACAGTCACCATTGACACCCGTGGCCATGGCAAAAGCAGCCCCACCCATTCCTCTGAAGGGAAGAGGACACCTGTCAACCATTTACAAGCGAATACCCGTGATCTGTATCAATTATTAAACAAGCTGGAAATCGAAGAATGTTTCCTGGTCGGCTATTCAACCGGGACCCTGATCGCCCAGCAATTTGTTACTCACTATCCCGAAAGAGTAAAGGGAACGGTGATCAGCGGAGCATTTCCCAAAATCAGCAATCTGTATTTGTGGGGCAAGTTTACAGCCGGGTTAGGCTTGACCTCTCTTAATGCCACACATCTATTGTCCAGACTTGTGGCCCGGTCCAACGGTAAAGACGAGGCGCAAATCACAGCCTTCAGAATAGAGGCCAGCAAGGTGGACAGGGACGAGGCTATCGGCTTGCTCAAAGATGCTCTGGCTTTCGATTGCCGGGATGCCTTGCCAAAAATAAAAACCCCCATACTCGTCACGTATGGAGGAAACGAACGGCATATGATGAAGTATCGCCATGATTACCTCACCCTCTGCCCTGCTGCCGAGGTAGTCCTTTTTCCTGAAGTGAATCATGCTACAATGACGAAAAAGACAGAGAGCTACAACAAGGTTTTGCTGGACTTTTTCCAGACTATTTTAGAACACCGCGACAACTACTTCCTTAAGCCCAAGATAATCAACCCCACTCCCGTTCCGATCAACACCAATTTGGAGTAAGGCATTTTACCGGCCAAATGGACCAGCCCCAAGGTCATGCTGGTGATAAAAAACAATGGGCCGATCATGGCCAAAAAGGCATTGACCATCATTGCTTTTTCCACAGAGTTAAGTTTTAGAATCAGAAATCCGGCTATCATTTCGATCAGGCCTGAAACCAAACGCAAACTGGCCATGACCACGATCACTTTATCAATAATAAAGATCATAAAACCCCTCCTCCTTCTCATATGTATAGAAGGGGTGTCCATTTTATGCCGATCAAAAAAAGGAGCATGACGCTCCTTGACTTTCAGTGATAAACCTATGTTAGGCGCGAGAGACATATTCCCCTTTCCTTGTGTCAATAACCAGGGTGTCCCCTTCATTAACAAAGAAAGGCACTTGCACAACCAGTCCGGTTTCCAGTTTGGCCGGCTTGGTGCCGCCCGAAGCCGTATCCCCTTTGATTCCCGGCTCCGTTTCAACCACTTTTAACTCAACGGTGTTGGGCAGCTCCACGCTCAAGCTCTCCCCTTTGTACAAGATGACGTTGACAATCATGTTTTCCAACAGGAACTTTAGTTCATGCTCCAGTTGTTTGCGGCTGAGTGTGATTTGTTCGTAAGTCTCCGTATCCATAAACGTAAATTCATCCCCGGAGTTGTACAGGTACTGCATTTTACGTGTTTCCACATGGGCTCTGGCAATTTTTTCAGTTGTGCGGAAGGTGTGCTCCTGAATCACGCCGCTTCTCAGATTTTTTAATTTGGAACGGACGAAGGCAGCTCCTTTCCCTGGCTTAACATGCTGGAATTCAATAATTTGCCATACCTCACCATCCAGTTCAATGGTTAACCCGTTGCGAAAATCTGAAGTTGAAATCATGCTGTTTTCCTCCCATCTACTCGATAATGATTAATTCCTTTGGCGACTGCGTTAAAATCTCATTCCCCTGCTCCGTAATCAGAACATCATCTTCAATCCGCACCCCGCCAACACCAGACAGATAAATACCCGGTTCAACGGTGACCACCATACCCGGTTTCAAGGGAAGGTCACCGTGCACA
This window of the Caldalkalibacillus uzonensis genome carries:
- the spoIIIAB gene encoding stage III sporulation protein SpoIIIAB, giving the protein MLKLLGSILIISATTLTGFYMAWRLGERTKQLRQLQMCLQMLETEIYYGSTPLAVAFRRLGQQDRGVVPALFARCAYYLEHLDGQTTWTCWQRALTEAEGELALRSVEKEWLEHFGKVVGGSDREDQHKHLRLMLAQFGKAEKEAEAEQAKHEKMYKTLGVLSGLMIVILML
- the spoIIIAC gene encoding stage III sporulation protein AC, coding for MEADINTLFQIAGIGIIVAMVSTVLESAGKKDIAQWVSVIGFIVVLYMVASWIHDLFQTIKSVFLFQ
- the spoIIIAD gene encoding stage III sporulation protein AD, whose product is MEIIQIVGVGLVACVLALVLKEQKPVFAFLLATFTGVLIFFFLIGKIYDVIRVLERLAVEGGLNLIYLKTILQIIGIAYIAEFAAQITRDAGQGAIASKIELAGKVLIMFMAIPIITVIIETVINLIPS
- a CDS encoding alpha/beta fold hydrolase, coding for MGYLPTDSGHMYYEVEGNGFPLVFIHGMGLSHVNWRAQVDFFKHRGFKTVTIDTRGHGKSSPTHSSEGKRTPVNHLQANTRDLYQLLNKLEIEECFLVGYSTGTLIAQQFVTHYPERVKGTVISGAFPKISNLYLWGKFTAGLGLTSLNATHLLSRLVARSNGKDEAQITAFRIEASKVDRDEAIGLLKDALAFDCRDALPKIKTPILVTYGGNERHMMKYRHDYLTLCPAAEVVLFPEVNHATMTKKTESYNKVLLDFFQTILEHRDNYFLKPKIINPTPVPINTNLE
- a CDS encoding YqhV family protein, translated to MIFIIDKVIVVMASLRLVSGLIEMIAGFLILKLNSVEKAMMVNAFLAMIGPLFFITSMTLGLVHLAGKMPYSKLVLIGTGVGLIILGLRK
- the efp gene encoding elongation factor P, whose protein sequence is MISTSDFRNGLTIELDGEVWQIIEFQHVKPGKGAAFVRSKLKNLRSGVIQEHTFRTTEKIARAHVETRKMQYLYNSGDEFTFMDTETYEQITLSRKQLEHELKFLLENMIVNVILYKGESLSVELPNTVELKVVETEPGIKGDTASGGTKPAKLETGLVVQVPFFVNEGDTLVIDTRKGEYVSRA
- the spoIIIAA gene encoding stage III sporulation protein AA, whose amino-acid sequence is MDKDGGVSMDSRLLACFSQRIKHAVVRIPSDVQAKIEEIRIRINQPVEIWVQNQSYFLTEAGRLSRSASQGLLATPEDGQKILNLVSRHSIYAIEEELKRGYITILGGHRVGIAGRAVVDRGRIQHMKHIRFFNFRVAREVKGIAEEILPYLIDKQQPLNTLIVSPPQCGKTTLLRDIIRVFSYGHDVHNFDGFKVGVVDERSEIASCLDGMPQHDLGPRVDVLDACPKAEGMMMLIRSMSPQVIACDEIGSEQDTRAVLEALHAGVAIVATAHGSRIEDVKQRPGLAPLFHTSVFERFVVLSHRKGAGTIEAITDAEGRRFYPPSLRGMHYA